The following are from one region of the Yoonia sp. R2331 genome:
- a CDS encoding acetyl-CoA C-acyltransferase — protein MREAVIVSTARTPIGVAFKGALNNIKSPTMMGHAMQHAVERAGVDPGLIEDVVIGSVLTAGTAGMNVARLSALAAGFPNTVAGQTIDRQCSSGLMAIATAAKQVIVDGQNVAVAGGQENISTLQNAYLKWAGDEKDPNVIDQSEHAYMPMLMTAENVARTYGISREVQDEYAALSQARTAQAQATGAFDDEIVPITAIKRVKNRETGEETLEEVTLSKDEGNRPGTTAETLGQLNPVVEGGVITAGNASQLSDGASACVLMEGKMAEQRGLTPLGIYRGMTVAGNAPEEMGFGPIFAIPKLLKNAGLRIEDIGLWELNEAFACQVLYCRDHLGIDPEIYNVNGGAISIGHPYGMTGARQVGHALIEGRRRGVKYVVTSMCVGGGMGAAALFEVA, from the coding sequence ATGAGAGAAGCCGTTATCGTCTCAACCGCACGAACCCCCATTGGGGTTGCCTTCAAAGGTGCGCTGAACAACATCAAGTCCCCTACCATGATGGGGCACGCCATGCAGCACGCGGTTGAACGTGCAGGCGTGGACCCCGGTTTGATCGAAGATGTTGTCATCGGATCGGTCCTGACTGCGGGAACAGCAGGCATGAATGTCGCTCGTTTGTCGGCGCTGGCTGCGGGCTTTCCCAATACGGTGGCAGGACAGACGATCGACAGGCAATGCTCCTCCGGGTTGATGGCCATTGCGACGGCTGCAAAGCAGGTCATTGTGGATGGTCAGAACGTTGCCGTGGCTGGCGGGCAGGAAAATATCTCCACCCTGCAGAATGCCTATCTGAAATGGGCGGGCGATGAGAAAGATCCAAACGTTATCGACCAATCTGAACATGCCTATATGCCGATGCTGATGACAGCGGAAAATGTGGCCCGGACCTATGGGATCAGCCGCGAGGTGCAGGATGAGTACGCCGCACTTTCCCAAGCCCGGACGGCCCAGGCTCAGGCCACTGGCGCTTTTGATGACGAGATCGTCCCGATCACGGCGATCAAACGCGTCAAGAACCGCGAAACCGGAGAGGAAACCCTGGAAGAGGTGACCTTGTCAAAAGACGAAGGCAACCGGCCGGGCACGACGGCCGAAACTCTTGGCCAGTTGAACCCGGTTGTCGAAGGCGGCGTGATCACTGCCGGAAACGCAAGCCAGCTTTCTGACGGGGCCTCGGCTTGTGTTCTCATGGAAGGCAAAATGGCTGAGCAGCGGGGCCTCACACCGCTGGGTATTTATCGCGGCATGACTGTTGCAGGAAATGCACCGGAAGAGATGGGGTTCGGCCCGATCTTTGCAATTCCAAAGCTGCTGAAGAATGCAGGTCTTCGCATCGAAGACATCGGCCTTTGGGAGCTTAACGAAGCCTTTGCCTGCCAGGTTCTGTATTGCCGTGACCATCTTGGGATCGATCCCGAAATCTACAATGTGAACGGCGGTGCAATATCGATTGGCCACCCCTACGGCATGACAGGTGCGAGACAAGTCGGGCATGCTCTAATTGAGGGGAGGCGTCGTGGCGTGAAATACGTGGTGACCTCCATGTGTGTCGGCGGAGGCATGGGGGCTGCAGCACTGTTCGAAGTCGCCTGA
- a CDS encoding DMT family transporter — translation MTSLAPTSPNAGAHKYGVLFVFAAGMLWSTVGLGIRLIEDAVVWQILLYRSISMSLFLYVLIRVRSGESPFVQIRRNGAPAIIAGLSLVAAYSGGIYAIQNTSVANAMLLFATAPFMAAVLGWIVLQEPVRAATWIAIAVAIGGIGIMVADKSGGVALKGSLAALGSAFGFAVFTVALRWGRTGEMLPAVFLSGIFAIVITLAICFGLDLSLVLSPNDGGIAMGMGVFQVGAGLILYTLGSRSLPAAELALLSLAEVLLGPLWVWLFLGETATANTLIGGAVLLAAIAGNALSGKRRKPPPITAP, via the coding sequence ATGACATCCTTAGCGCCAACATCTCCCAACGCGGGTGCCCACAAGTACGGTGTGCTCTTCGTATTTGCTGCGGGTATGCTGTGGTCAACTGTCGGCCTTGGCATTCGCCTGATCGAAGATGCTGTCGTATGGCAGATACTGCTCTATCGTTCGATCAGCATGTCGCTCTTCTTGTATGTGCTTATCCGTGTGCGGTCTGGCGAAAGCCCCTTTGTTCAGATCCGCCGCAATGGTGCCCCTGCGATCATCGCAGGGCTTTCGTTGGTTGCGGCCTACTCCGGGGGCATCTACGCGATTCAAAACACCTCGGTCGCGAATGCGATGCTTCTGTTTGCGACAGCACCGTTTATGGCTGCAGTTCTCGGATGGATAGTGTTGCAGGAACCTGTCCGTGCTGCAACGTGGATAGCGATCGCCGTTGCAATCGGCGGAATCGGGATCATGGTTGCCGATAAATCCGGAGGCGTCGCTCTGAAAGGCAGCCTCGCCGCGCTTGGATCAGCATTCGGGTTTGCGGTCTTCACCGTGGCGCTGCGATGGGGGCGAACAGGGGAAATGCTGCCAGCAGTGTTCCTGTCGGGCATCTTCGCCATCGTCATCACCTTGGCGATCTGCTTTGGCCTCGATCTCTCGCTAGTTCTGAGCCCCAATGACGGCGGGATCGCCATGGGCATGGGCGTGTTTCAGGTCGGCGCTGGACTGATCCTCTACACGCTGGGGTCGCGCAGCCTTCCTGCGGCGGAGCTCGCTCTGCTGTCATTAGCCGAGGTGCTACTCGGCCCACTCTGGGTCTGGCTGTTTCTAGGGGAAACCGCGACTGCAAATACCCTGATAGGAGGTGCTGTTCTGCTTGCGGCGATCGCGGGCAATGCGCTGTCGGGCAAGCGAAGAAAACCACCGCCCATCACCGCACCTTAG
- a CDS encoding fatty acid--CoA ligase, translating to MPPLSPSSNAYGYPLLIKHLLTRSNIASACQEIVSGTEMRLSYADLGKRVRQLANSLKVSGIRECMRVGVMDWDTHRYLECFFAVPMMGATLFTINVRLSPAQVLYTINHGKPDLIIVHQDFMPLIDDIKSGFDRDIIVVPIGDGEGYEEWIGEAPGSFDFPDFDENQTATLFYTTGTTGNPKGVSYSHRQLVLHTLGLIAGFGAWPGNAGFHRGDVYMPLTPLFHVHGWGFPYAATMLGLRQVYPGRYDPDTILGLIAAEGVTFSHCVPTVLSMVLDHPNCPQTDLSQWKVIIGGAALPRGLQDRAAAAGISLHAAYGMSETCPFLTVADLSSDDPGVQAQTGFPGPLVDLRVVTPDMQDVPHDGETTGEVVARAPWLTQGYLDNAQASDALWDGGYLHTGDVGYIRENGSLQITDRLKDVIKTGGEWISSLALENIASSCDGIEDVAAIGLPHAKWGERPVLVAQVAKDADPDLVRQSAMKEIQSRVDAGEISKWAVPDELIFVDRLPKTSVGKLDKKLVRQDISTRSDLKS from the coding sequence ATGCCACCATTGTCACCTTCGTCTAATGCATATGGCTATCCGTTGCTGATCAAGCACTTGTTAACCAGATCGAACATTGCGTCCGCCTGCCAAGAGATCGTCAGCGGCACCGAAATGCGGCTGAGCTACGCGGACTTGGGCAAACGCGTGCGCCAACTTGCCAATTCTTTAAAGGTCAGCGGGATACGTGAGTGCATGCGCGTCGGCGTCATGGATTGGGACACACACCGCTATCTTGAATGTTTTTTTGCGGTCCCGATGATGGGCGCGACCCTTTTCACGATCAACGTCCGTCTGTCTCCTGCCCAGGTTCTTTATACGATCAACCACGGCAAACCGGACCTGATCATCGTGCATCAGGACTTCATGCCGCTCATTGATGATATCAAATCGGGCTTTGATCGGGACATCATCGTCGTACCGATTGGAGACGGTGAAGGGTATGAAGAGTGGATAGGTGAGGCCCCAGGCAGCTTTGACTTCCCGGACTTCGATGAAAACCAAACCGCAACCCTGTTTTACACAACCGGGACCACCGGCAATCCCAAGGGGGTGAGCTATTCACATCGGCAGTTGGTCCTTCACACATTGGGCTTGATCGCAGGTTTCGGCGCATGGCCCGGGAATGCCGGATTTCATCGTGGCGACGTCTACATGCCGCTGACACCCTTGTTTCATGTCCACGGCTGGGGATTTCCATATGCCGCAACGATGCTGGGGCTGCGTCAGGTCTATCCCGGTCGATATGACCCTGACACAATCTTGGGATTGATAGCAGCCGAAGGCGTCACCTTTTCCCATTGCGTTCCCACGGTTCTGTCAATGGTGCTCGACCATCCCAACTGCCCGCAAACTGACCTAAGCCAATGGAAGGTCATCATTGGGGGGGCCGCCTTGCCGCGAGGCCTGCAGGACCGGGCGGCGGCGGCAGGCATATCCTTGCATGCGGCCTATGGGATGTCCGAAACCTGTCCGTTTTTGACAGTGGCCGATTTGTCCAGCGACGACCCAGGGGTGCAGGCGCAAACCGGCTTTCCCGGCCCGCTTGTTGACCTTCGTGTTGTGACACCGGATATGCAGGACGTTCCGCATGACGGTGAAACAACCGGCGAAGTTGTTGCTCGGGCTCCCTGGTTGACACAAGGCTATCTGGACAATGCGCAAGCCTCGGACGCGCTTTGGGACGGTGGGTATCTGCATACCGGGGATGTTGGGTATATCCGCGAGAATGGATCGTTGCAGATCACGGATCGCCTCAAGGATGTGATCAAGACCGGCGGCGAATGGATATCCTCACTGGCACTGGAAAACATAGCATCGTCTTGTGATGGCATCGAGGACGTCGCCGCGATCGGGCTGCCACACGCGAAGTGGGGCGAAAGGCCAGTGTTGGTCGCTCAAGTCGCAAAGGATGCCGACCCGGATCTTGTACGCCAGAGCGCTATGAAAGAAATCCAGTCGCGTGTCGACGCAGGTGAGATATCAAAATGGGCAGTTCCGGACGAATTAATCTTTGTCGACCGCCTTCCAAAAACCAGCGTCGGCAAACTCGATAAGAAACTCGTGCGGCAAGATATTTCGACGCGCTCGGACTTAAAATCATGA
- a CDS encoding helix-turn-helix domain-containing protein, with product MRKLRRSRGWSQEELAHHAGIHRTYISDLERAARNPTIEVIDRLARAMTVSCGDLLD from the coding sequence ATGCGCAAATTGCGCCGGTCTCGCGGTTGGTCCCAGGAAGAACTCGCGCATCACGCCGGGATTCATCGCACCTACATTAGTGATCTGGAACGTGCCGCGCGCAATCCGACGATCGAAGTGATCGACCGACTTGCACGGGCAATGACGGTGTCTTGTGGTGATCTACTTGATTGA
- a CDS encoding 3-hydroxyacyl-CoA dehydrogenase NAD-binding domain-containing protein codes for MISIKHAEGVAFIELNAPPVNALGLKMRQALSSAIHELDADEQVKAIVLCSALPLFCGGADIAEFRTGAVWDKPDLPDLCVTIETSKKPIIAAIAGPAMGGALEIAFACDYRVATPDAVMGLPEINLGLLPGAGGTQRLPRIAGLEAATQMILSGDPVKGEYALSCGLVDALFENNQDFRAHVLGFATRVSHEGDPKRSCADMTVTHPDPKGYLTGFRDQIAHRSKNHVAPERCLVSIEAACELPLSEGLAQEKAGFAELLDTPQSRAGRHLFFAERECTKVPGATRADRPRDIASVAVIGAGTMGRGIAIAFLQAGYPVTLLETTQGALEQGLEKVREHFQRAAQKGRLSADRAEAISANATGTLSYAGLAKADLIIEAAFESMNVKRQIFEALDLHAKPGAILASNTSTLDLDEIATVTSRPEDVIGLHFFSPANVMRLLEVVRGAKTAPDVIATASTVAKKIRKLPVTVGVCYGFVGNRMLEPYFREGSRLLLEGATPKQVDDVLEGFGMAMGIHAMADLAGVDVGARVRQERRSEIAHDPTYQAVQDRLFELGRLGQKTGRGSYVYEGRTRVEDPEMVQISSELADLHGVKRRDIDDQEILERCLFPLINEGFLILEEGIATRPGDCDLIWVNGYGFPNWRGGPMHYAGEIGLSQIMERMTHYRQSLGAYGEMWFTPAPLLEQLATSGVTLDAHFDAKKEKS; via the coding sequence ATGATTTCCATTAAACACGCCGAGGGTGTCGCTTTCATTGAGCTGAATGCCCCGCCAGTGAACGCTCTTGGCCTGAAGATGCGGCAGGCGCTTTCCTCGGCCATCCACGAGTTGGACGCCGATGAACAGGTCAAAGCTATCGTTCTATGCTCGGCTCTGCCGCTCTTTTGCGGCGGCGCTGACATCGCTGAGTTTCGTACAGGGGCAGTCTGGGACAAGCCGGACCTGCCAGACCTGTGTGTAACGATTGAAACCAGCAAGAAACCTATTATCGCCGCGATAGCAGGTCCCGCGATGGGAGGTGCGCTGGAGATTGCATTTGCCTGTGATTACCGTGTCGCCACGCCGGATGCCGTGATGGGCCTACCTGAGATCAATCTGGGGCTGCTGCCCGGTGCCGGCGGCACCCAGCGACTACCCCGGATTGCCGGGCTGGAAGCGGCAACGCAGATGATCCTGTCGGGTGATCCTGTTAAGGGTGAATATGCCCTGTCTTGCGGGCTGGTCGACGCACTGTTTGAGAACAACCAGGATTTTCGCGCGCATGTTTTGGGTTTTGCCACCCGTGTCAGCCATGAGGGCGATCCAAAACGCAGTTGTGCGGATATGACCGTCACACACCCTGATCCGAAGGGATATCTGACGGGTTTCCGAGATCAGATAGCGCACAGGTCCAAAAACCATGTCGCCCCTGAACGATGCTTGGTATCCATCGAGGCCGCATGCGAATTGCCGCTGTCCGAGGGGTTGGCACAAGAGAAGGCAGGTTTCGCCGAACTGCTAGACACACCTCAATCGCGCGCCGGGCGGCATCTGTTCTTTGCAGAACGTGAATGCACCAAGGTTCCGGGCGCTACCCGTGCGGACCGACCACGTGACATTGCATCGGTCGCCGTGATCGGCGCGGGAACAATGGGGCGCGGCATTGCTATCGCCTTTCTGCAGGCGGGGTATCCGGTCACGCTTCTTGAAACTACGCAAGGCGCGCTCGAACAGGGGCTGGAAAAGGTCCGAGAGCATTTCCAGCGTGCGGCTCAAAAAGGGCGGCTCAGTGCCGATCGGGCAGAGGCAATCTCCGCCAACGCCACCGGGACGCTCAGCTATGCAGGCCTTGCGAAGGCTGACCTGATCATTGAAGCGGCGTTTGAAAGCATGAATGTCAAACGCCAGATTTTCGAAGCGTTAGACCTACACGCCAAACCTGGCGCAATACTGGCTTCAAACACATCGACGTTGGATCTTGATGAAATAGCCACGGTCACCTCCCGCCCGGAGGATGTGATTGGTCTCCATTTCTTTAGCCCGGCGAACGTCATGCGCTTGCTAGAGGTGGTGCGGGGCGCCAAGACCGCTCCCGATGTCATTGCAACGGCAAGCACGGTCGCAAAGAAGATCCGAAAGCTCCCTGTCACGGTTGGCGTGTGCTACGGCTTTGTTGGAAACCGGATGCTGGAACCATACTTCCGAGAAGGATCCCGTCTGCTTCTAGAGGGGGCGACGCCGAAACAGGTGGATGACGTCCTTGAAGGCTTCGGCATGGCCATGGGTATTCATGCGATGGCAGATCTGGCCGGAGTCGATGTGGGCGCACGCGTGCGTCAGGAACGGCGTAGTGAAATCGCGCATGACCCGACATACCAGGCTGTGCAGGACAGGTTGTTTGAACTAGGCCGACTGGGTCAGAAAACCGGGCGAGGAAGCTATGTCTACGAGGGGCGGACACGGGTCGAAGACCCAGAGATGGTTCAAATCAGTTCCGAGCTGGCGGACCTGCATGGCGTGAAGCGCAGGGACATCGACGATCAGGAAATCCTTGAGCGTTGTCTGTTCCCCCTGATCAACGAGGGCTTCTTGATCCTTGAAGAGGGAATTGCAACGCGCCCGGGTGATTGCGACCTGATCTGGGTCAATGGCTATGGCTTCCCAAACTGGCGCGGCGGCCCAATGCACTATGCTGGCGAGATTGGATTAAGTCAGATTATGGAACGCATGACCCACTATCGGCAGTCGCTAGGTGCCTATGGTGAGATGTGGTTCACGCCTGCGCCTTTGCTGGAACAACTTGCAACCTCGGGCGTGACACTTGACGCACATTTTGATGCCAAAAAGGAAAAATCATGA
- a CDS encoding DUF5681 domain-containing protein: MAESEKEVGYCKPPNSARWKKGQSGNPRGRPKSKQENFERYSEILSEPVNAKTSNGRTERLGSLEAAYLQQCRKALKGDKAALFSIVNAILVVVPDGDKAEKEHADEYAGAKRRFLEMAGFDPDTYSDS; the protein is encoded by the coding sequence ATGGCGGAAAGTGAGAAGGAGGTCGGGTACTGCAAGCCCCCAAATTCTGCGCGGTGGAAAAAGGGACAAAGCGGCAACCCACGCGGTCGTCCAAAATCGAAGCAAGAAAACTTCGAACGGTACTCCGAAATCTTGTCAGAGCCGGTGAACGCAAAAACCAGTAATGGTAGGACGGAGAGGCTTGGTTCACTTGAGGCGGCCTATCTTCAGCAATGCCGCAAGGCCCTTAAGGGTGACAAAGCGGCCTTGTTCAGCATCGTGAATGCTATACTTGTCGTCGTGCCTGATGGCGACAAGGCCGAGAAAGAACACGCTGATGAATACGCAGGGGCGAAACGTCGTTTTTTGGAAATGGCAGGTTTCGATCCAGATACGTATTCGGATAGCTAA
- a CDS encoding site-specific DNA-methyltransferase, which translates to MSKLKSGTRVPDLPASTKLKIAPRDPKKLQSYDRNARTHSDKQIAQIAASITKFGFVNPVLVDDNGVIIAGHGRVLAARQLGLDAVPTIVLGHLNEAERRAYVIADNRLAELAGWDRDILAIEFQALEELDLDFDLEITGFETAELDLLLDGSANEHADDDDDLPEAVAGVAVTQPGDVWLLGDHKLICGDAQNAETYNKLMQGERARTVFTDPPYNVKISGHVCGSGKVQHREFAMASGEMTETAFAEFLQRALGAMAGASVDGAIHFVCMDWRHIPELQRAGDEVYAELKNLIVWKKSNGGMGTFYRSQHELIFTYKVGDAAHVNNFGLGEHGRYRTNVWEYPGVNSFGSNQKDLQLHPTVKPVAMVADAIKDVSKRGDIVLDGFGGSGTTLMAAHRAGRIARLVELDAHYCDVICRRFAALTGMTARLAETGESYDEVAAARAAQADLTDTEPAARTISNPIQVAI; encoded by the coding sequence ATGTCAAAATTAAAGAGTGGAACGCGTGTTCCAGACTTGCCGGCGTCTACGAAGCTCAAGATTGCACCTCGCGATCCCAAAAAGCTGCAAAGCTACGACCGGAATGCACGCACGCATTCCGACAAGCAAATCGCGCAGATTGCCGCTTCGATCACAAAGTTTGGTTTTGTGAACCCTGTACTGGTCGATGACAATGGCGTCATCATTGCGGGACACGGACGTGTTTTGGCTGCCCGACAACTTGGTCTCGATGCCGTTCCGACAATTGTGCTTGGACATCTCAATGAGGCTGAACGTCGCGCGTATGTGATCGCGGACAATCGGCTTGCAGAGTTGGCGGGGTGGGATCGCGATATTCTTGCCATTGAGTTTCAAGCGCTCGAAGAGCTTGATCTTGATTTCGATCTTGAAATCACTGGCTTTGAAACGGCGGAACTCGATCTTTTGCTGGATGGCAGTGCCAATGAACATGCCGACGACGATGACGATCTGCCTGAGGCTGTCGCAGGTGTTGCGGTCACACAGCCGGGTGATGTTTGGCTGCTAGGCGATCACAAGTTGATTTGTGGTGATGCACAAAACGCAGAGACGTATAACAAGCTTATGCAGGGTGAACGTGCCCGTACGGTGTTCACTGATCCGCCCTACAACGTCAAGATCTCTGGCCATGTTTGTGGCTCTGGCAAGGTGCAGCATCGTGAATTTGCGATGGCGTCAGGTGAAATGACTGAGACCGCATTTGCGGAGTTCCTGCAAAGGGCTCTTGGCGCGATGGCGGGTGCCAGTGTCGACGGCGCTATTCACTTTGTCTGTATGGACTGGCGCCACATACCAGAGCTGCAGCGCGCGGGCGATGAAGTCTACGCTGAGCTCAAAAATTTGATCGTTTGGAAGAAGAGCAACGGCGGTATGGGCACGTTTTACCGCTCTCAACACGAGTTGATTTTTACCTACAAGGTAGGTGACGCGGCGCATGTCAATAATTTTGGTTTGGGTGAACATGGTCGCTATCGTACAAATGTTTGGGAATACCCGGGCGTGAACAGCTTCGGTTCAAATCAAAAAGACCTCCAGCTTCATCCAACGGTGAAGCCCGTTGCCATGGTGGCTGACGCTATCAAAGACGTCAGCAAGCGCGGTGACATCGTGCTCGATGGTTTTGGCGGCTCTGGCACAACGCTTATGGCTGCCCATCGGGCAGGTCGGATTGCACGCTTAGTCGAGCTTGATGCGCACTATTGTGATGTCATTTGTCGCAGGTTTGCAGCTCTGACGGGTATGACGGCTCGCTTGGCGGAGACAGGCGAATCATATGACGAGGTCGCAGCCGCGCGCGCGGCACAGGCAGATCTCACAGATACGGAGCCGGCAGCACGAACGATCTCGAACCCTATACAAGTGGCTATATGA
- a CDS encoding DUF5681 domain-containing protein, which translates to MKPPISGQFKKGQSGNPNGRPKQPQTPYKVLQRVLKRKVSIASENRKVPMGEALMQRLRAVALTGDRRAIALQQRSYDIGRPASSDVDYLVDILEVKERFAEMQKVAAAKQEGEHKDGGK; encoded by the coding sequence ATGAAACCGCCGATATCAGGTCAATTTAAGAAAGGCCAATCCGGCAACCCAAACGGTCGCCCAAAGCAGCCTCAGACGCCATACAAGGTCTTGCAGAGGGTGCTGAAGCGCAAGGTATCGATCGCCAGCGAAAATCGAAAGGTGCCAATGGGCGAGGCGCTTATGCAGCGCTTGCGGGCAGTTGCCTTAACGGGGGATCGCCGCGCCATCGCGTTGCAGCAACGCTCTTATGACATCGGTCGTCCAGCTAGCAGCGACGTGGATTATTTGGTGGACATTCTCGAGGTCAAAGAGCGGTTCGCAGAGATGCAGAAAGTTGCTGCCGCGAAACAAGAGGGGGAACACAAAGATGGCGGAAAGTGA
- a CDS encoding dimethylsulfonioproprionate lyase family protein, with protein sequence MTDKQRRIQALIQSIVTYLQAHRAATRGVDLTLDKLAAMDLKGERLFDLPPQGTRHDEVLKNAIAGIVAPELQEIARCLIAAKDDLIWREDNAQFYPPGAELGEGYTKCNLHTLLIGPDACGHHHPDFNLGIFMLGPRTLYRDHNHDAPELYLNLSEKSGWRFGTRDWQDYPAGSLIWNAAGDPHATRVYDQPFISVFVWLENVNSPCNVIHFDDWAEIEQDLTKQSN encoded by the coding sequence ATGACAGACAAACAACGTCGCATTCAGGCGCTTATTCAATCCATTGTCACCTATCTGCAGGCTCACAGAGCTGCCACGCGCGGCGTTGATCTGACGTTGGACAAGCTGGCAGCCATGGACCTGAAGGGTGAGAGGCTCTTTGATTTACCTCCCCAAGGAACCCGGCACGATGAGGTTCTGAAGAACGCCATCGCCGGGATTGTCGCCCCCGAATTGCAAGAAATCGCACGTTGTCTGATAGCGGCCAAGGATGATCTGATCTGGCGCGAAGACAACGCCCAATTCTATCCCCCTGGTGCCGAATTGGGCGAGGGATACACAAAGTGTAACCTACATACTCTGCTGATTGGGCCAGACGCATGTGGACATCACCATCCCGATTTCAACCTTGGCATTTTCATGCTGGGTCCAAGAACGCTGTATCGCGACCACAACCACGACGCGCCAGAGCTGTACCTGAACCTGTCCGAGAAATCTGGTTGGCGGTTTGGCACCCGTGACTGGCAGGATTATCCGGCTGGATCACTTATCTGGAACGCGGCGGGCGATCCCCACGCCACCCGGGTCTATGACCAGCCATTCATCTCCGTCTTTGTCTGGCTCGAGAACGTGAATTCACCCTGCAACGTAATCCACTTCGACGATTGGGCAGAGATCGAACAAGATCTTACCAAACAGTCCAATTGA
- a CDS encoding ATP-binding protein, which yields MKSVSDNPDFEFLRASVEDLQDHDREPTVFVDRLLGIARNGTSYRKDRQICIIDLNDASDEIVELASAVVARLIFDRMRRADPRNQMPVHLILEEAHRYISERPSRFAIDAGITFQRIAKEGRKYGAFLMVASQRPSELSKTVLSQCNNFIIHRIQNPDDLSQIKQMTPFISETVLKRLPSLPKQHALIFGSAVKIPTTFRVRDANPTPNSGDTQVRDLWFVPQNPILYWDV from the coding sequence TTGAAATCCGTCTCTGACAATCCTGATTTTGAGTTCCTGCGCGCCTCTGTCGAAGACTTGCAGGACCATGACAGAGAGCCGACAGTTTTCGTGGATCGGCTCCTCGGTATCGCAAGGAATGGCACAAGTTACCGCAAAGATCGCCAAATCTGTATCATCGACCTGAATGACGCTTCCGACGAAATCGTCGAACTCGCGTCAGCGGTGGTCGCCAGGCTAATCTTTGATCGCATGCGCCGCGCGGACCCCCGAAACCAAATGCCCGTCCATCTGATCCTGGAAGAGGCGCATCGCTATATTTCGGAGCGTCCAAGCCGATTTGCCATTGACGCCGGGATCACATTTCAGAGAATTGCGAAAGAGGGGCGGAAATATGGAGCTTTCCTGATGGTCGCATCTCAGAGACCGAGCGAGCTTTCGAAGACAGTGCTTTCGCAGTGTAACAATTTCATCATTCACCGCATCCAGAACCCCGATGATCTTTCGCAGATCAAGCAGATGACGCCGTTCATCTCGGAAACAGTTCTGAAACGCCTCCCATCTCTACCGAAGCAGCACGCGCTAATTTTCGGGAGTGCTGTGAAAATTCCGACCACTTTCCGTGTTCGGGACGCTAATCCCACCCCAAACAGCGGCGACACACAGGTTCGCGACCTTTGGTTTGTCCCCCAGAATCCGATTTTATATTGGGACGTTTAG